One segment of Comamonas thiooxydans DNA contains the following:
- a CDS encoding glyoxylate/hydroxypyruvate reductase A, whose translation MKVLFCCDDTRPEPWLKGLHDALPGAEIAIWEPGAPQADYALVWAPPQQFLDEQAAGLKAMFNIGAGVDALLPLRIPAELPVYRLEDAGMAVQMAEYVAQAVIRFFRGLDQYESDMSQGLWQHQRNPRRVDYPVGVMGLGKMGERVARALTVFDFKVNGWSRSPRELQGVECFSGMDSLDRFLSETRILVNLLPLHDETRDIINARTLALLQPGAYVINVGRGGHVVDADLIAQIESGHVSGAMLDVFREEPLPENHPFWKQSRIILTPHTSARTLAADSIAQIVGKVAAMSRGEPVTGRVDLRKGY comes from the coding sequence ATGAAAGTCTTATTTTGCTGTGACGATACGCGGCCGGAACCCTGGCTCAAAGGTTTGCATGACGCGCTGCCGGGCGCGGAGATTGCCATCTGGGAGCCGGGCGCGCCCCAGGCCGACTATGCACTGGTCTGGGCGCCGCCCCAGCAGTTCCTCGACGAGCAGGCGGCCGGCCTGAAGGCCATGTTCAACATCGGCGCGGGCGTGGACGCCTTGCTGCCGCTGCGCATTCCCGCCGAGCTGCCCGTCTACCGCCTCGAAGATGCGGGCATGGCCGTGCAGATGGCCGAGTATGTGGCCCAGGCCGTGATCCGCTTCTTTCGCGGCCTCGATCAGTACGAGTCCGATATGTCGCAAGGCCTGTGGCAGCACCAGCGCAACCCCAGGCGGGTGGACTATCCCGTGGGCGTGATGGGCCTGGGCAAGATGGGCGAGCGCGTGGCCAGGGCGCTGACGGTGTTCGATTTCAAGGTCAATGGCTGGAGCCGCTCGCCGCGCGAGCTGCAGGGCGTCGAATGCTTCAGCGGCATGGACAGCCTGGACCGCTTTCTGTCCGAGACGCGCATTCTGGTCAACCTGCTGCCCCTGCACGACGAGACCCGCGACATCATCAACGCCCGCACGCTGGCGCTGCTGCAGCCCGGAGCCTATGTGATCAATGTGGGGCGCGGCGGCCATGTGGTCGATGCCGACCTGATTGCGCAGATCGAGTCCGGCCATGTCAGCGGCGCCATGCTGGATGTGTTCCGCGAGGAGCCGTTGCCCGAGAATCATCCGTTCTGGAAGCAATCCAGAATCATCCTCACCCCCCATACCTCGGCCCGTACGCTGGCGGCGGACAGCATTGCCCAGATCGTGGGCAAGGTCGCTGCCATGAGCCGGGGAGAGCCCGTCACAGGTCGAGTCGATCTGAGAAAAGGGTATTAA
- a CDS encoding acetyl/propionyl/methylcrotonyl-CoA carboxylase subunit alpha, translated as MFKKILIANRGEIACRVAATARRMGVKTVAVYSDADARAKHVAACDEAVHIGGSAPKDSYLRWERILEAAQATGAEAIHPGYGFLSENEDFANACAAAGLVFIGPPASAIRAMGLKAESKQLMEKAGVPLVPGYHGHDQNPELLQREADRIGYPVLIKASAGGGGKGMRLVEKSEDFAASLESCKREAINSFGNDAVLIEKYVLRPRHIEIQVFGDTQGNCVYLFERDCSVQRRHQKVLEEAPAPGMTAALRQKMGEAAVAAAKAVNYVGAGTVEFIVEQPGGYDQPEAMKFYFMEMNTRLQVEHPVTEAITGEDLVRWQLLVASGQPLPKAQSELRILGHAIEARICAENPENNFLPATGHLAVYRKPVCSSFEISDVRVDDGVREGDAISPFYDSMIAKLIVHGEDRAQALARLDAALAQTHIVGLTTNVQFLRQVVKSQAFSNALLDTALIEREREALFGKDFVGRDLAVAAAMAWQLQGEQAGQGADPFSRRDGWRMSGRYVRSFGFAYRGEDFTAGLAYGRGTQAAQTYQLGIGEGESRSDATLQWRALADGRLELGLDGKRTVVVVHAQGDQLSIFTEAGSTQITVVDQLAHAGDTGHEGGRLTAPMPGKVVSFTVKAGDKVSKGQPLAVMEAMKMEHTIAAPGDGVVLELLYVPGDQVSEGAELLRIEVAA; from the coding sequence ATGTTCAAGAAAATTCTGATTGCGAATAGAGGTGAAATCGCCTGCCGCGTAGCCGCCACCGCCCGTCGCATGGGTGTGAAGACCGTGGCCGTGTATTCGGATGCCGATGCCCGGGCCAAGCATGTCGCGGCCTGCGACGAGGCCGTGCACATCGGCGGCAGCGCGCCCAAGGACAGCTATCTGCGCTGGGAGCGCATTCTCGAAGCCGCACAAGCCACAGGTGCCGAGGCCATCCACCCCGGCTATGGCTTTCTCTCCGAGAACGAAGACTTTGCCAATGCCTGCGCGGCGGCCGGTCTGGTCTTCATCGGCCCGCCCGCCAGTGCGATTCGCGCCATGGGTCTCAAGGCCGAGTCCAAGCAGCTGATGGAAAAGGCCGGCGTGCCGCTGGTGCCCGGCTATCACGGTCATGACCAGAACCCCGAGTTGCTGCAACGCGAGGCCGACCGCATCGGCTATCCCGTGCTCATCAAGGCCAGCGCGGGTGGCGGCGGCAAGGGCATGCGTCTGGTGGAAAAGAGCGAGGACTTCGCGGCTTCGCTGGAGTCCTGCAAGCGCGAGGCCATCAACAGCTTTGGCAACGATGCCGTGCTGATCGAGAAATACGTGCTGCGTCCGCGCCATATCGAGATTCAGGTGTTTGGCGATACACAGGGCAACTGCGTCTATCTGTTCGAGCGCGACTGCTCGGTGCAGCGCCGCCACCAGAAGGTGCTCGAGGAAGCGCCGGCGCCGGGCATGACTGCCGCGCTGCGCCAGAAGATGGGCGAGGCCGCCGTGGCCGCCGCCAAGGCCGTGAACTATGTGGGCGCGGGCACGGTGGAATTCATCGTCGAGCAGCCCGGCGGCTACGACCAGCCCGAAGCCATGAAGTTCTACTTCATGGAAATGAACACCCGGCTGCAGGTGGAACACCCCGTGACCGAAGCCATCACGGGCGAGGACCTGGTGCGGTGGCAGCTGCTGGTGGCTTCGGGACAGCCTTTGCCCAAGGCGCAGTCGGAACTCCGTATCCTGGGCCATGCGATCGAAGCACGCATCTGCGCCGAGAATCCCGAGAACAACTTCCTGCCCGCCACCGGCCATCTGGCCGTCTATCGCAAGCCCGTGTGCAGCAGCTTCGAGATCAGCGATGTGCGCGTTGACGATGGCGTGCGCGAGGGCGATGCGATCAGCCCCTTCTACGACTCCATGATCGCCAAGCTCATCGTCCATGGCGAGGACCGTGCCCAGGCGCTGGCGCGTCTGGATGCGGCGCTGGCCCAGACCCATATCGTGGGCCTGACGACCAATGTGCAGTTTCTGCGCCAGGTGGTGAAAAGCCAGGCTTTCTCCAATGCCTTGCTCGATACCGCGCTGATCGAGCGCGAGCGCGAGGCCTTGTTCGGCAAGGATTTCGTGGGCCGCGACCTGGCCGTCGCCGCTGCCATGGCCTGGCAGTTGCAGGGCGAGCAGGCAGGCCAGGGTGCCGACCCCTTCAGCCGCCGCGACGGCTGGCGCATGTCGGGCCGCTATGTGCGCTCCTTCGGCTTTGCCTACCGCGGCGAGGACTTCACGGCCGGCCTGGCCTATGGCCGCGGCACGCAGGCGGCGCAGACCTATCAGCTCGGCATTGGCGAGGGCGAGAGCCGCAGCGATGCCACGCTGCAGTGGCGCGCACTGGCCGACGGGCGGCTGGAGCTGGGCCTGGACGGCAAGCGCACGGTGGTCGTGGTCCATGCCCAGGGCGACCAGCTGTCCATCTTCACCGAGGCGGGCAGCACCCAGATCACCGTGGTCGACCAGCTGGCCCACGCCGGCGATACCGGCCATGAAGGCGGCCGCCTGACGGCACCCATGCCTGGCAAGGTGGTGTCCTTCACCGTCAAGGCCGGCGACAAGGTCAGCAAGGGCCAGCCGCTGGCAGTGATGGAAGCCATGAAGATGGAGCACACGATTGCTGCCCCAGGCGATGGCGTGGTGCTGGAGCTGCTGTATGTGCCCGGCGACCAGGTCAGCGAAGGCGCGGAGCTGCTGCGTATCGAGGTGGCCGCCTGA
- a CDS encoding hydroxymethylglutaryl-CoA lyase yields the protein MKYPARVKIIDVGPRDGLQNEKQPVPAAVKIELVQRLQDAGLKEIEVTSYVSPKWVPQMADNAEVMAGIARRGGVLYSVLTPNLKGFEAALAGKPDEIVVFGAASEAFSQRNINCSIAESIERFAPVVQAALEAGIAVRGAMSCTVGCPYEGEIAPEKVGYLAGLMKNIGVQRVDVADTIGVGTPVKVQKALEATLAHFDLDQVSGHFHDTYGQALSNTLAALDLGVWNFQSSVAGLGGCPYAKGATGNVATEDVVYLLQGMGIETGIDLDKLIDAGQFISEYLGRPTQSRVAKALLTKRAG from the coding sequence ATGAAATACCCCGCACGCGTCAAGATCATCGATGTGGGCCCGCGCGACGGCCTGCAGAACGAAAAGCAGCCTGTGCCTGCCGCGGTCAAGATCGAGCTGGTGCAGCGCCTGCAGGACGCCGGCCTCAAGGAAATCGAGGTCACCAGCTATGTGTCGCCCAAATGGGTGCCGCAGATGGCGGACAACGCCGAAGTCATGGCTGGCATAGCGCGCAGAGGCGGGGTGCTGTATTCGGTGCTGACGCCGAATCTCAAGGGCTTCGAGGCCGCGCTGGCCGGCAAGCCAGACGAGATCGTGGTGTTCGGTGCGGCCAGCGAGGCCTTCAGCCAGCGCAACATCAACTGCTCGATTGCAGAGAGCATCGAGCGCTTTGCGCCCGTGGTGCAGGCGGCCCTTGAGGCCGGCATTGCCGTGCGCGGCGCCATGAGCTGCACCGTGGGCTGCCCCTACGAGGGCGAGATCGCGCCCGAGAAGGTGGGCTATCTGGCCGGGCTGATGAAGAATATCGGCGTGCAGCGCGTGGACGTGGCCGACACCATCGGTGTGGGCACGCCCGTCAAGGTGCAAAAGGCGCTGGAAGCCACGCTGGCACACTTCGATCTCGACCAGGTGTCCGGCCATTTCCACGATACCTATGGTCAGGCCCTGAGCAACACGCTGGCGGCGCTGGACCTGGGAGTGTGGAACTTCCAGTCCTCGGTCGCTGGCCTTGGCGGCTGTCCCTATGCCAAGGGCGCCACGGGCAATGTGGCCACCGAAGACGTGGTCTATCTGCTGCAGGGCATGGGCATAGAGACCGGCATCGATCTCGACAAGCTGATCGATGCGGGCCAGTTCATCAGCGAGTACCTGGGCCGCCCCACGCAGTCGCGCGTGGCCAAGGCCTTGCTGACCAAGCGCGCGGGTTGA
- a CDS encoding DUF4126 domain-containing protein → MDIWQTIIDWLHRIGLHIAPETARAVGDAAGQVTDVAARAGQAVGQMDMASMLALAAALGWASGFRLYAVVFVVGLLGASGLMPLPGGLHVLQHPMVLVISGGLLFVEFFADKIPVVDSVWDLFQSVLRIPAGAALAASVFAADSSTMAMAAALMGGTLAATSQAAKTTTRALINTSPEPFSNVGASLAEDTVSLGAIWLALTNPLVFAAVLLVVVIAMWLVIWALWRFLKAIFRRLRGSGDAQDSLQKT, encoded by the coding sequence ATGGATATCTGGCAAACCATCATCGACTGGCTGCACCGCATCGGCCTGCACATAGCCCCCGAAACGGCCAGGGCCGTGGGCGATGCTGCTGGCCAGGTCACAGATGTGGCCGCCAGGGCCGGGCAAGCCGTGGGGCAGATGGACATGGCCTCGATGCTTGCGCTGGCAGCGGCTCTGGGCTGGGCCAGCGGCTTTCGCCTTTATGCCGTGGTGTTTGTCGTGGGCCTGCTGGGTGCAAGTGGTCTGATGCCGCTGCCTGGCGGTCTGCATGTGTTGCAGCATCCCATGGTGCTGGTCATCAGCGGCGGTCTGCTGTTCGTGGAGTTCTTTGCCGACAAGATTCCCGTGGTCGATTCGGTCTGGGACCTGTTCCAGAGCGTGTTGCGCATTCCCGCCGGGGCGGCACTGGCGGCCTCGGTCTTTGCTGCCGACAGCAGCACCATGGCCATGGCCGCCGCCTTGATGGGCGGAACGCTGGCCGCGACCAGCCAGGCTGCCAAGACCACGACGCGTGCCCTCATCAACACCTCGCCCGAACCGTTCTCTAACGTGGGAGCCAGTCTGGCCGAGGACACGGTTTCGCTGGGTGCCATCTGGCTGGCGCTGACCAATCCGCTGGTCTTTGCCGCCGTGCTGCTGGTCGTGGTGATTGCGATGTGGCTGGTGATCTGGGCGCTGTGGCGCTTTCTCAAGGCGATTTTTCGACGTCTGCGCGGCAGTGGCGATGCGCAGGATTCATTGCAAAAAACATAG